From the Gemmatimonadota bacterium genome, the window GTTGGGACTCGAGGCGTGCCACAGTCGCCGGTCGAACAGGACGGCCGACCCGGCGTTGACACGTATGGGCATGCCGTTGATGGGCATTTCGTCATCAGAATAGGTGAGTTGCTTGTTTGCCTGCTGCCCTGGCGCAATATAGAAGTTCGCTACGCCGACATCGGTGGTGTCGGTCAGGAAGAAGGCAACCTTCAGCGACAACATAGGATTCACCGGAAGTCCTTCCATGTCGAGGTCGCCATTGGATCGATTCTGGTCCTGATGCCAGCCTAATTTTTTGCCAGCAGGCGGGGGCTTGCTCGTTGGCGGCGAAATAACCATCTGCGTGTGGAATAGGTATATATTCCATCCCATGAGGCCCCAGACCTTTGGGAAGGTGGTGGGGTAGTCTATGAGGTCCAGAAGCGATGCGTCCTTGCCAATGCAGTCGTGTGCGTTTACCCGCTGCGCTGAATTCAGGTCCTCCTCTTGCCGAATTCGTGCGTCAATGCGATCGACTGCGGCGACAGCTATCTCGAGCATCTCCTCGTCGAGTGCGTTTTCTATGACGAAATAGCCGTCGCGCTGAAACTGCTGGCGTTCTTCGTCTGTGAGTCTGTGATCCAGGCAAGATCTATCCATCTATATTATCTCCTTGTGAACTTGCCGCAGGCGGTCGTGAATGATGCGTTTTCTGTCTGTGGGGTCTTCTGTTGGGAATTGCATGCCGATGCGAGTGAATAAGGGTTTGTATCCGCGGGCGTGGTTGAGTTGCGTGTCGGTGAGAAATGTGAGCAGTCTGTTGCGGAGACGCTGGGCTGTGTCTGCATGTGCGGGTGACTGGGCGAGGTTCTGCATTTCATGCGGGTCGTTTTGCAGGTCGTACAGGCGTTCATTTTGGGCCTGGATGGACCATTTCCACCGGGAGTCGCGCACCATGTAGCAGAACTGGTCGTTGCGGGAGATTTCAGAGAAGACGGCGTCGTGAACGCTGTCGGTTTCACCGCTGACGATGGGCAGGAGCGAGACTGCCTGGCAGTAGTCCGGGATTTCTGCGCCCGCCAGGTCCAGGAAGGTGGGGAACAGATCCAGGAAGGAGACGGGTGAGGCGTTGCGGTGCCCGCTGGCGACGGGCGCGGCTGGTCCGCCGATGATGAGGGGTACGCGTGCAGATCCTTCCTCAAAGCCGGTTTTGGAGATGAGGCCGTGTTCTCCCATGCGTTCTCCGTGGTCAGAGGAGAATACGATGACGGTGTTTTCCCAGTTGCCGCGTTTTTTCAGGGCGGCTATGATTTCTCCTACGCGGTCGTCGAAATGGGTGATTTTGCCCATGTATTGGGCGGTCATTTCGGCGATGGCCTGATGACCGTATTTGCAGCGTTTCTCGTTGTAGTTTTCTGGGAGGACGATATCGGAGGGGTCGTACATTTTGGCGTATTTGCCGGGTGCGTCCAGAGGTGTATGAGGTCCGGGAAAGCTGGCGAAGAGGAATAGGGGTTTGTCGGTGGGTGCGCGGTCGAGGTATGCCAGGGTTTGCCGGCAGACGTAGCCGTCCGGCGTCATATCTGGCGGTAGGGGTGAGGGTCGGGGGGTGTATTGTCCATCTACGTAGCGGTCGCCAATGTCGGTGATGAAGGTGTCGAGGAGTCCTTCTTTTTTTAGCAGACGGCTATAGCCCGTGTTCAGGAAGGGTCCCTGGAATGGTGTCGAGGTTTCTTCAGCCCAGTCCAGTCCGAGTTGGTCGTAGTAGTCTCGGTAGTCTTCATAGTCCTGACCCCATTCCAGGCTGAAGTAGTGGTATTTTCCGATCTTTGCTGTGGTGTAGCCAGTTTCTTGCAGGCAGCGGAAGAGGGTGACTTGTTCGGGTGGAAATAGTTTGCCGGTGTAGTTGCAAAAGAATCCGTGCGCGTGCGGGTAGAGGCCGCTGGCGAGCGATGCGCGCGCTGGCATGCACACGGGCGATGGCGTGTAGGCCGCGTCGAAGATACAGCCTGTGGCTGCAAGCGCGTCGAGGTGCGGGGTTTGTACTTGTGGGTGTCCCGCGCATCTCAGGTAGCGCGCGTTCCACTGGTCGGAACAGATGAAGATTATGTCGGGTCTGGTATTCATGGGTGGTCCTCTGTTAATTCGACCGGTGAATTGGGTTCAATCCCGATTTGGATAGCGAGTAGTTTGGGAATACGCAGGGCTAAACTATTGCCCCATTTCTGCACACGGGTTTCCATATCTTTTTTCCTTTAAGTAGATACAATGAAGATATATTGAGACTCAAATTTATCAAGACCGATTTTGCATATCGCTCACGCAGTGGCAATGCGCGGTATTGCGTGCCATATACCAATGACAGAGAACTGGACATGACCCGTTTTGGTGGGTACCTTATCAGTAGTCCGCGGTTTGTTATTTCAAAAGGAGAAATACCTATGTCTGAGCCATGTTATTTTATCTCTGCTGGCGAATTGCGCGCGATTATTGGAGACGATACCGATCACGGCGCTGGACAGGATCAACACAGCGGGGTCTGGTTTTTGACTTCGGTCAAAGACGGTCATACCGCTGTGTCGCAGGGAAATGGGGTGCTGCTTTTCGGCCACCACCGAGGAAGACGGCCCGCGGTGCGGCGGGTAGATGAGACTGCGGTGGAGTTGTTTAAGGAGGCGTCAGAGGCCAATAATTTCGTGGAGACGCGGGGGGTCTATCGACTGGTCCCGCCACACTATATCGACTATGAGATGACTGCCACGGCTCGAGAGGGGCACAGGCCACAGGAAGACTATTCCTTTGGCTGGTGTTGCTATGTCAATTCTCCGCTGGATGGCGGCATTCATTTTATCGAGAAGGGGCTGTGGACTTATTATTACAATCCGATTCACGGACAGGGGGCGATGATTTTTCCGACTGATCTGCCGGTGGATGAACGCGAGCCCTGGGGGCGGGATGCAGCTACGACATTTCTGGATGGGAAGCGGAATTTCAGCCATTCGGATTCGGGTCATACTTTCGATTATCCCTTTTATTTTGGCATTATCCGGGGCATGATGTTTTTGATTATGGCGGACGATTATCCGGGATTTCGGTTCTATCTTTCTCCTTTGGGTGCTGGCGGATCAATTGTTCCGGGGCAGAGTAGCCCCGCGTGGGATTTTAACTGGCAGGTGAACGCGCTTCCCGTGGATGAACCGCAGGTGCTCCATGTGCGCGTGGCGTACAAGCGGCTGGAGAAGACAGAGGCGGTTCCAAACGGGTACGCTGCAGACCACGCTTTTTGGGAGTTTCAGAAGTTTCGAGAGATTCATCCTATTCGGGGCGCGCGGGATTAAGGGATTCACTGCTCAGGAGGTTAGAGATGCGACCGCAGAAAGGTCAGGCTCTGGTCCATCCAGTCGGCGTGTTCGGCGTTGCCGGACGGCAGCCGCAATTTGATGCAGGCAGTGGTCTTTTCTGGATTGGGAAGTTGTTCGGATAGCATCGGCAGAAGTGTCTCGAAATCGACCGAGCCTCGCCCGATCGGCGTTCCCCAGATTGTCACGTCGTTCGAGCGATGGGGATAGATCTGTACGTCTTTGAATGCTACCGCCACCGCGTGGGGCAATACCACCTTTGCGGCAGCTACTGGTTCTTCGCAGACCGGAAAGGGATTGGCGGTATCGAACGCCATCTTCAGGTTCGGGTGGCACACCTTCTCCATTACCGATACCATTTCGTGGCCCCGGTAGTCCAGGTGGGGTAGCAAGGCGAGTTGGATGTCTCTTTCCGACGCCGCTTCTGCCACCGGTCTCAGGTGATCGGCCGCCAGGCGCAACTGGTCGGCCAGCGGGGGCTGTCGCGTAAACCGATTGTGAAGGCTCCCTCTCCCAAAGATCACGACCGTTTTCACCCCGCCGATACTGGCCTGGTCAAACGCCCGCTCTGCCCGCTCTCGCAACCGGATTCCACCCCCGTCCGGTGTTACGAAATCCTCGCTCCAGTAGCCCACCCATGTCACCCTCAGATCGGCCGCTTTTTCTTTGACTTCCTTCGGATGGTCTGTCCCCGACAGGGGCAGCGGCGCTTCCATGGCCTTCAGGTCGTATTCCGCGCAGCGGTCCAGCAACCACAACAGCGGCGCCTGCTCGGGGAGAGTGCCGCTGTAGGTTGGCGATGCCAGTCCCAGAATCACTGTTTTTTCCTTTTAGATTTCCAAATATCAGCGTGCCCGCAAAGTAGGGGTGTGACAATAGGATGTCAACGGAAATCCTCTCTTGTTTTTGCAGATATGACACACTATCTTGCCCCTGGATTCTTCCATTGGACCTCCCCTCTGCGGCGATTTCATCCTATGTGTCAAGGAGCATTCTATGCGACCCCTATCTTTTGAAGACGATCTTTCTCGTTTGATCGATCAGGCGCAGCCGTCTCTTCTGTTTGAGGGTGTGACTCAGGAGGATTTTTGCGTCTGGCAGGAAGCGTTTCGAGATGTGCTGACCGGGCTGATTGGCCCGCGGCCCGAACGGGCTGCGCTTTGTCTTGAGTTTGAGGAGGAGATCGATTGTGGTGTGTACGTGCGCAGGCGGATTTCTTACCAGACAGAGCCTGGGGTTTTTGTGCCAGCTTATCTTCTGGCGCCGAAGGGGCTGGCGCCGGGGGAAAAGGCGCCGGGTCTTCTCTGTATTCACGGGCACGGGCATTTTGGGAAGGATAGCGTGGTGGGGCTTAATGATACGCCTGAGCGGCAGGCTGAGATCGATAAATGTAGTTACGATTTCGGGCACGGGTTTGCAGAACAGGGTTATGTGGTTCTCGCTCCGGATCTTCGGGGGTTTGGGGAGCGTAGGCCCGGCTATCCCGGTCCCCGGACTGATTTTTGTCCTCGGAATTATATGTGTGCTACTTTGCTGGGTACTACTGTGGTGGCGCTCCATCTCTGCGATCTTGAGGCTGCTCTGGATGTTTTACAGGGGCTCGATTTTGTCGATGGGGCTCGGTTGGGGTGCGCGGGGCTGTCGCTGGGGGGGCGGATGACGATGATGATTTCGGCTTTTGATTCCCGGATTGAGATCGCGGTTCCGTCCGGGTGTATGAATTTGTATCAGGAGCGCTATCAGGCTCTGAGTCAGTGCGGCGCGCAGTTGATTCCCGGTCTGCTCCGCTACGGCGATACGCCGGAGATTTTTTCACTGATTGCGCCCCGGCCTATGGTTATTGAGATTGGGTCGCGAGATCGGCTTATTCCCCACGATTGGGCAGAGCGCGGTCTGGCGCGGATTCGGAAGGCGTATCGGGCTGCAGGTGCTATAGAGGATCTGTTTGTGGATCGGTTCGACGGGGGGCATCAGTTCAATATGACTGTGGCTCAGAAGGTTTTGGAGAGGTTGCACAGAGGCTGAAGAGTTGGCATTGCGCTTTGGTGAGGTTTGTCGGATATTGTCTGCGTGCATGAATTGCAAAATAGGATAAAAGGGATGACGCGACTTCAACTTCTCTGTACCGGCACTCCTGCCCCGCTCGCGCACCGCGGTGGCTCCAGCTATCTCGTCCAGACGGGTGACGAGACCTTGATTTTCGATTGCGGTCCGGCGTCTGTGCGGCGCATGCTCGAAGTGGGCCTTGCACTGCCCTCGATTGATTATTTGTTTCTCACCCATCTGCACTACGACCATTGTGTCGATTTTGCCTATCTGGTGCTGACGCGCTGGGATCAGAGCGTCGGCCAGATACCGGAATTGCAGGTGTACGGTCCGGCACCAACAGCGCATATGGCGCACCGGTTGTTTTCTGCCGATGGCGCCTTTGGTCCGGATCTGGCTGCCCGCACTTTGCACCCGGGTAGCCATTTTGTGTACGAGGCGCGCGGTGGGACTATGCCGCGGGAGAGGCCCAATCCACAGGTGCGCGAGGTCGAATCCGGAGATCGGATTGAGACCGATCATTGGCAGGTCGATGTGGCAGAGGTGGTACACGTGCAGCCCCAACTCACCTGTCTGGCATATCGTTTGACTACACCTGATGGTACCATCGTATTTGGCGGCGACACTGCGCCGGTGGATCGGCTTACGGATCTGGCAAGAGGTGCGGATGTGCTGCTGCACATGTGCCATTTCATCAATGGCGCGGTCGATGACGAACGCCTGACGAGTTGCTGCTCTGGTCACCTCGATGCGGCGACTACGGCGCGGGATGCGGGCGTCGAGACGCTGGTTCTCGTTCATTTGACGGAGCAGTTGGAAACGCCCGGTGTGCGGGAGCGGGTGCTGCACGAGGTGGGGGAGGTTTTCGACGGTCAGGTGATTCTCGGAGAGGATCTGCTGGAGGTGCCGATGGGTACTATTGATACGGAGCCTGTGCGATGAACAATACTATGGAGATTCTTACTGAGCCTGACGTTCGGGTGCCGATGCGCGATGGGGTGCGGATGGCGGCACATGTGTTCCGTCCCGATGCGGAGGGGCGCTTCCCTGGAATTTTGCTGCGTACGCCGTACGGCCGTCCGAAGTCCGGATTTGAGCGTTATGTGCGCGCCGGTTATGCCGTGGTGAGTATGGATTCGCGCGGGCGCTACGGGTCTGAGGGCGATTGGGTGCCGTTTACCGAGGCGCATACGGGGGATGCCGAAGATGGCTACGATTCTGTGGAGTGGCTGGCGGCGCAGCCGTGGTGCAACGGCAGGGTGGGTACTCTGGGCGCTTCTTATAATGCCTGGATGCAGTGGCAGTTGGCCAAATTGCGCCCGCCGCATCTGGTGGCGATGTGTGCGTACACGATTCCACTGGAGTTGACAGAGGTGGATTGGCCGGGTGGGTTCCGGCCGGGACGGCGCATCAAGTGGTGGCTCACTTCCATGGCTCCAGATCTTCGGCGACGCCGGGGATTGCCGCCGCCGCATACGCCAGCGGAGGCGCTGCAGGAATGGAACGAGGATGTCGAGAGTCAGTGGCTTGACTATCTTCCGTGGCTCGATTTCCCACGCCACTTGCCGCCGGGGCTGGCGGAGTACGCGAGAGACTGGCTGGCGCATCCAAACCGGCGGGCATGGCGGTTCGACGAGGTACACGGGGAAGTTGCGGTGCCAAATCTCGATTTTAGTGGCTGGTACGACCACTGCAATGGCTCAATGCGGCATCTGCAACTGATGCAGCGCAATGGCCGCACCGAGCAGGCGCGGTCGCAGACAAAGTTAGTCGCCGGTCCGTGGAACCATCCGAGTCTCGGTCGCCGGCAGGTGGCGGGGTTCGACTTTGGGCCGGATGCCGAGGTTGATTTGCCTGGTATGATCATCCGCTGGTTCGACTACTGGCTCAAAGAAGTTGATAATGGGATTGATCGCGAGCCAGTAGTGCGCTATTTCGCGATGGCGGGGAAGGGGGGATATTGGCGCGAGGCCGATACCTGGCCGCCAGCGAATACGACATCTCGTGCGTATTTGTTGAGCAGCGATGGCAATGCCGGATTTGGCGGCTCCGGGCGGCTGTCTGCCGACAGTGGAAATGACGGTGTTGATCGCTTTGACTACGATCCTCACGATCCGGTGCCGACCTTGTGGACGAAGGAGTTGTTTACGGGTCCGTCGGACCGGCGCGTGTTGGAGGAGCGCGATGATATTCTCTGCTACCGCTCTGAGCCTCTGACTGAAGCCGTGGAGGTTGCTGGCTATCCAGAGGTTGTTCTCTTTATCGGTTCGTCAGCGCCAGATACGGACTTTTTTGCGCGCCTGGTGGATGAGTACCCGCCTGCAGATGGGGAACAGGCTCCCGCGCTGGAGATGTGCTACGGCATGGTGTGCGTGCGTCACCGCAATGGCCTCGATACTGAAGCGTTGTTGGAATTGGGGACGGTGGTGGCGTTGCGCATCCAACTCGGTCCAACGGCCTGTCGTTTTGAACCGGGCCATCGCATTCGCCTGGAGATCACATCCAGCGATTTCCCCAATCACGACCGCAATCACAATACGGGCAGGAACGATCTGGCAGATACCGAGTTGGTGAGGGCGACGAATGCCGTACATCACTCGGCAGACTATCCTTCGCGGCTCGTGCTCCCCACTATTTCCCACCCGACTGCCGACTGAGCATATCTATGCCCCAATCCAGATCGGCTTCCCGCACGCCTGCAACTCCCATAGATCAGACGCCTGTTCTGCCCCAGGTCTGGGCTATTGCCTGGCCCGTGGTGGCTGCTTCGATGCTCGATGCAATGGAGGGTCTCATCGATATCTCCATGGTCGGGCAACTGGGTCCGGCTGCGATTTCAGCGGTGGGACTCAGTCGGCAAATTCTGTTTCTGACGATGGTGATGGCGATGTCGATCAGCACCGGGTCGCGTACTCTGGTTGCCCAATTTTACGGGGCTGAGCGCCACGATGACCTCAGCCATACGGCGCAACAGGCGGTTTTGATGGGGGCACTGCTGGCCGTTGTGATGGCCTTGCTCGGGGGCGTGATCGCCCGTCCTACATTGATTTTGTTGGGCGCACAGCCCGAGGTGCTCGGCCATGCCGTGCCTTTCCTGCGCATCTACTTTGCCGGCGTCATTTTTATGATGCTCAATTATCTCATCAGCGCGATTTTTGGCGGTGCTGGCGATACCCGAACGCCGTTGAAGATTTCGTGTCTTATTATAATTTTGAAGCTTCCTCTTACCTATGGCTTGATCTTTGGCGCCTGGGGACTGCCGCAACTGGGGGTTTCTGGTGCTGCAGTTGGTACGCTCGCGTCGCGGGCTGTGGGTTGTATTGTGGGTTTCTGGTTGCTTACTTCCGGGCGCTCGCGTGTGCAGATGCGCTGGTCCTGGCGTTTGTCTTTTAACCGCGATATTATCGGGCGGATGATGCGTATTGGGGTGCCAGCGGGGATTCAGGGATTTTTCCGCAATGGCGCGCGCATTTTGTTTTATCGGGTGGCGAGTTGGACTTCGCAGCCCACGACTGCTGTTGCCGCGCTGACGATTGGGCTACAGATGCGGATGATCGGCATTATGCCAGCGCTGGCTTTTGGCGTAGCGGCAACTGCTCTGGTTGGACAGCGATTGGGCGCAAAGCAAATACCGCAAGCGGAACGCTTTGGGGCAAGTGCGATCCGGCTCTGTATGGTGTTTGTCGTTGTTTGCGCCATTATCATTTGTGCCTTCGCCCGGGAAATCGTCGATCTGTTTACCGATTCGATAGCCGTCATTGATATGGGCTATATCATGCTCTGGTTTTTTACGATTGCACAGGTTTTCTCCGCGTTGTCCATTGTGTCCGCAGGCGTCCTGGCAGGTGGTGGTGAGACTAAGCCTCCGCTCTATTACACGATTTTGGCGCAATGGGTGGTTATGTTGCCGTTGTCCTATGTCCTGGCTTTTCTGTTTGGGATGGATACCCTCGGCATCTGGATTGCCTGGCTGATTGGCGGCATCCTTCAGGGCGTTCTGGTCTGGACGTCCTATCTAAAGGGTAGATGGAAACAGACGGTGATATAGGTGTTTCACTTTCTTTTTGGGATGTCATCGCCGTTGGGACGGGGGATGTGCTGCCAGTATCCCGAAGGGTCAATGCCGCGGCATAAGACCGCGGGTGAATGGTCGGTTTCTCGGGTGCGGACTTCGGGGGGCATGTAGCGCAGGGTCAGGCCGCAGCGACGCCGTTGCGAGGTGTTGGGTCTGGAGCCGTGTAGCAATAAGTCGGAGTGGATGGAGATTTGCCCGGCTTTCATGATCAGGGGTACTGGGTCGCCAAATTTTTCGGCGTGGTGAACAGATTGTCCGAGGACGTTATTTTCTTCTGGTGTGCTGCGTTCAAAGGGTATTTGTCCGTGGAGATGCGAGCCGGGGATGACTTCCATGGGGGCGTTTGCGAGGTCAACGTCGTCAATGGCGAGCCAGACGGTTACGGTTTTGGAGGGTGTGAGGGGCCAGTAGGATGCGTCTTGATGAAAGGCGACTTTTTTGCCGTCTCCGGGCATTTTGCTGAAGTAG encodes:
- a CDS encoding phytanoyl-CoA dioxygenase family protein, which codes for MDRSCLDHRLTDEERQQFQRDGYFVIENALDEEMLEIAVAAVDRIDARIRQEEDLNSAQRVNAHDCIGKDASLLDLIDYPTTFPKVWGLMGWNIYLFHTQMVISPPTSKPPPAGKKLGWHQDQNRSNGDLDMEGLPVNPMLSLKVAFFLTDTTDVGVANFYIAPGQQANKQLTYSDDEMPINGMPIRVNAGSAVLFDRRLWHASSPNYLNRPRKVLFYGYAYRWIRPKCIMEVDHLFEHLSPIRRQLLGAATKQAGYYVPSEEDVPLRTWLKANSDESLTWSHR
- a CDS encoding sulfatase-like hydrolase/transferase produces the protein MNTRPDIIFICSDQWNARYLRCAGHPQVQTPHLDALAATGCIFDAAYTPSPVCMPARASLASGLYPHAHGFFCNYTGKLFPPEQVTLFRCLQETGYTTAKIGKYHYFSLEWGQDYEDYRDYYDQLGLDWAEETSTPFQGPFLNTGYSRLLKKEGLLDTFITDIGDRYVDGQYTPRPSPLPPDMTPDGYVCRQTLAYLDRAPTDKPLFLFASFPGPHTPLDAPGKYAKMYDPSDIVLPENYNEKRCKYGHQAIAEMTAQYMGKITHFDDRVGEIIAALKKRGNWENTVIVFSSDHGERMGEHGLISKTGFEEGSARVPLIIGGPAAPVASGHRNASPVSFLDLFPTFLDLAGAEIPDYCQAVSLLPIVSGETDSVHDAVFSEISRNDQFCYMVRDSRWKWSIQAQNERLYDLQNDPHEMQNLAQSPAHADTAQRLRNRLLTFLTDTQLNHARGYKPLFTRIGMQFPTEDPTDRKRIIHDRLRQVHKEII
- a CDS encoding sugar phosphate isomerase/epimerase — protein: MILGLASPTYSGTLPEQAPLLWLLDRCAEYDLKAMEAPLPLSGTDHPKEVKEKAADLRVTWVGYWSEDFVTPDGGGIRLRERAERAFDQASIGGVKTVVIFGRGSLHNRFTRQPPLADQLRLAADHLRPVAEAASERDIQLALLPHLDYRGHEMVSVMEKVCHPNLKMAFDTANPFPVCEEPVAAAKVVLPHAVAVAFKDVQIYPHRSNDVTIWGTPIGRGSVDFETLLPMLSEQLPNPEKTTACIKLRLPSGNAEHADWMDQSLTFLRSHL
- a CDS encoding dienelactone hydrolase family protein codes for the protein MRPLSFEDDLSRLIDQAQPSLLFEGVTQEDFCVWQEAFRDVLTGLIGPRPERAALCLEFEEEIDCGVYVRRRISYQTEPGVFVPAYLLAPKGLAPGEKAPGLLCIHGHGHFGKDSVVGLNDTPERQAEIDKCSYDFGHGFAEQGYVVLAPDLRGFGERRPGYPGPRTDFCPRNYMCATLLGTTVVALHLCDLEAALDVLQGLDFVDGARLGCAGLSLGGRMTMMISAFDSRIEIAVPSGCMNLYQERYQALSQCGAQLIPGLLRYGDTPEIFSLIAPRPMVIEIGSRDRLIPHDWAERGLARIRKAYRAAGAIEDLFVDRFDGGHQFNMTVAQKVLERLHRG
- a CDS encoding MBL fold metallo-hydrolase — its product is MTRLQLLCTGTPAPLAHRGGSSYLVQTGDETLIFDCGPASVRRMLEVGLALPSIDYLFLTHLHYDHCVDFAYLVLTRWDQSVGQIPELQVYGPAPTAHMAHRLFSADGAFGPDLAARTLHPGSHFVYEARGGTMPRERPNPQVREVESGDRIETDHWQVDVAEVVHVQPQLTCLAYRLTTPDGTIVFGGDTAPVDRLTDLARGADVLLHMCHFINGAVDDERLTSCCSGHLDAATTARDAGVETLVLVHLTEQLETPGVRERVLHEVGEVFDGQVILGEDLLEVPMGTIDTEPVR
- a CDS encoding CocE/NonD family hydrolase, translated to MNNTMEILTEPDVRVPMRDGVRMAAHVFRPDAEGRFPGILLRTPYGRPKSGFERYVRAGYAVVSMDSRGRYGSEGDWVPFTEAHTGDAEDGYDSVEWLAAQPWCNGRVGTLGASYNAWMQWQLAKLRPPHLVAMCAYTIPLELTEVDWPGGFRPGRRIKWWLTSMAPDLRRRRGLPPPHTPAEALQEWNEDVESQWLDYLPWLDFPRHLPPGLAEYARDWLAHPNRRAWRFDEVHGEVAVPNLDFSGWYDHCNGSMRHLQLMQRNGRTEQARSQTKLVAGPWNHPSLGRRQVAGFDFGPDAEVDLPGMIIRWFDYWLKEVDNGIDREPVVRYFAMAGKGGYWREADTWPPANTTSRAYLLSSDGNAGFGGSGRLSADSGNDGVDRFDYDPHDPVPTLWTKELFTGPSDRRVLEERDDILCYRSEPLTEAVEVAGYPEVVLFIGSSAPDTDFFARLVDEYPPADGEQAPALEMCYGMVCVRHRNGLDTEALLELGTVVALRIQLGPTACRFEPGHRIRLEITSSDFPNHDRNHNTGRNDLADTELVRATNAVHHSADYPSRLVLPTISHPTAD
- a CDS encoding MATE family efflux transporter, with amino-acid sequence MPQSRSASRTPATPIDQTPVLPQVWAIAWPVVAASMLDAMEGLIDISMVGQLGPAAISAVGLSRQILFLTMVMAMSISTGSRTLVAQFYGAERHDDLSHTAQQAVLMGALLAVVMALLGGVIARPTLILLGAQPEVLGHAVPFLRIYFAGVIFMMLNYLISAIFGGAGDTRTPLKISCLIIILKLPLTYGLIFGAWGLPQLGVSGAAVGTLASRAVGCIVGFWLLTSGRSRVQMRWSWRLSFNRDIIGRMMRIGVPAGIQGFFRNGARILFYRVASWTSQPTTAVAALTIGLQMRMIGIMPALAFGVAATALVGQRLGAKQIPQAERFGASAIRLCMVFVVVCAIIICAFAREIVDLFTDSIAVIDMGYIMLWFFTIAQVFSALSIVSAGVLAGGGETKPPLYYTILAQWVVMLPLSYVLAFLFGMDTLGIWIAWLIGGILQGVLVWTSYLKGRWKQTVI
- a CDS encoding phytanoyl-CoA dioxygenase family protein encodes the protein KDEQDKSEKGEPMPITDALPDMKRELKFYPAKTDAPKKLTREQIQQFNQKGYIFPLDVFSKKEAQANRAYFDKLMGKAQAAGKNSYSINGWHRNCKGIYDLLVDNRILDYVEDLLGPNLVSRMTHYFSKMPGDGKKVAFHQDASYWPLTPSKTVTVWLAIDDVDLANAPMEVIPGSHLHGQIPFERSTPEENNVLGQSVHHAEKFGDPVPLIMKAGQISIHSDLLLHGSRPNTSQRRRCGLTLRYMPPEVRTRETDHSPAVLCRGIDPSGYWQHIPRPNGDDIPKRK